aggtagagtacgcatcctagccctcacacttgtaaagccatccccttcatctataaaaggggatgtgtttCCTACAACAAGGGGACTAACTTTTGAtggcacaacacacaacacacacagtcaagctgctaccaagctcttggcctccttttgacccttccatcagagacttgggaccagtccctctctcgatcgtttgtacccctactatgaaccattttcggtgctaataacacgagcagcaacaaactggacgtagggacattcagctcgaaccagtataaatcttgtgttctttagcgcatcactataaatttacttgctggtgcttgtacgaaacaccgacacatgtgaacgaggagacatatataacttacttcattcacatgattatgtcatgcGAACATAGTTATTTCTTGATTCGTATTGGAGTACACTTTTCTTATttcacttcgagaactcaacgagATCTTTCATTAGCAGTGCttttgcaagtcacacttgcatcttttcttatcctTTGGTTAGTATTCGACCACGATGATGCATTTTTATTATGCcaaggtcaatactaggacagcataagagctacccaaacttctctcgctatgcgggatacaaaatatgcgaatcatcacaaaacttctcccgccatgtaggattgactagcataagtactgtGCCAAAACTTCTGCCCATGCGGGATACATCTATatgaaaacttagtcatgacaactaaaacattcacttatactttattttccaattaaatctttccgttggtttcaatttaatcagaaaattagtaaactaacaaaaaattgtcctgaactggcttgactcaagccttttcattcacataccctaGCATTATagcccgttggcatgcagccAAGTGATCTAATtggttaaaaataaaatatacaatatgcttctatatcaattctacatcaccgttggacagaaaatagaattaatgcataaaacccataaattaacttgaaatccatataaTTACTCTTCAAAATgaaattctcctgttggttcaaatttaattggaagataatcaacatcattgcggtggaaacttgataatgaaatacattcttttagttcaagagcatttcttggtccttatctactctctaaaaaattgacgacattggtgtaaaatttatcagagatttaaacttcaaacttaaattcattataatattgtcatcatcaatgttggtcagaaaatgacaataccataattttACTTAAACAAAaaatggactactcctctaatttaaattttttcattggttccaatttaattagaggataaacataatcataattttacTAAATATAACTCCTCTtcgaattaaattctcccgttggtttgaatttaattagaagataataaacattaaactttgcagcagAAACTTAAACATAACtggtgaattttacccataggaaaAATTCTCTTTGCTATTTTCCTTTGAGCCATTAACAATTTTCCTGGAAATAATTAATTTactagaaaaggaaaaagaaaaaacagacTCATTTCTTCACTGTTGCTCGGCCCAGTGGCAAAAATCAGCCCGCGGCCCACGgccgcgcgctctctctctctctctcccgcactcaggccacaacctgggcgtGGGCTGGGAAAGTGGCTCGGCGCTCGCGCCTGCCTAGACCGAAAGCTGGCCTGAGTGCTTAGAGCCTTTCGATCAGATCGGACGGTTGCCCGTCGTTATCGCTCGCATAAAACCCCGCCACAGCCGCTCGCGTGGAAACCCTAGGGTCATTTCCTTCTTCGCTTCCTCTCTCTTCTTTCCTCAGCGCTGCGACAGAGAGACGAGAGACACAGCAGAGTGGCGCCACCGCCGGTGAGCTCGCTCGCCCGAGGCTGACCGCGCTGCCGTCGAGCGGTCTGGGCGACGATGCCCTTGGCTCCACGCGGCTCCACTTCCCGAACCCTAACTCTCTCCTCTCCCACATTCTCTCTCTGAGCGGCTCAACACCGAGTGAGTGAGCGCAGAGAGCCACCTGAGCGAGCCCACGGGGAGGGATGATGGTGCCGTTGCTGCCCCCCTCGTCGGCGCGCGCGCTCCCtagcgggtgagcacgccgccgtcgagcagtCTAGCCACGGCGCCCTAGCATGGCCACAGTACACCGGCGTGGAGGCCCTTCCCGGGGTGTTCCGgtgagtggaggccggcgaggtaAGCCATCTCCCTAccccttcccctttccccttgaTTTTCTCTGtttggatcttctttcttttcttctcggaGCTGGTCTGATTTAGGGTTAGTGTTAGGATTAGGGTTTGGGTTACTATTCTTCTACCCcgacgggttagggttagggttcgagtaCTTTTCGAAATCGAGacccccttctttcttcttcttttcttcacccgattagggtttagggttcgatgaaccctctgCCTTTCTTTCTTTCAATCCGAACCGGATCTCTCTCATCTCCTTCTAAACTGCTACTTTCCCTGACACTATCTACACACTAGAtcgatggctctgataccattgttagtccTTACGATTCATTTGGGTGTAGATTAGAGGGTGAATTCATTACTGGTTTAGTTTAATTCGACCTATAACATGATACAAAGAGGGAGGCTATgagagagggagatgtaggaGTGGCTGACCGTCGGCTTTGGAGGAAGATGAGCAGTCCATGTCGAGGTCCAGTCGGTGGCGTCGTTCGGTGCGGTAGAAGACGCAGTGGAGTCCAGCGTGGTGTGGACGTCCGACGTGGCGCTGAGGCGGTCGACGGTGCTTCTCGTCACTTGCAGCGCTGCCCACGATCGGAGGGGCCTTCTAGGGTTACTTCGGTGGGTCAGTGGCGGCGGTAAACCTAGTCTCTTGTGCCGTGGCCCCACCTATCTCTTTATATATAGCGTTGTATGATAGGGACTCATTGACCGGTGATCGGTTAAGCGTCCTCGATCCGAACACAGTCAAGGGGTCCAATTGACCGTCGGGCAATGGGTGGAGATCACACTAACAACTACTTATTGGAGTCCCCTCCATTTTTCATTTCCCTTGCAAGAAAAGCGAGCTCTCGGCGCCGTCGTCCTCCGTCTCGTCCTTGGCGCTGCCGCAGCCTGCGTTGTTGTGCGAGTGCGGCCGGGCAAAGCGGGCTCGGGGAGATGATGCTGAGCGGGCACGGCGGCGGGAGGCGCCTGTTCACGGCGTCGCAGTGGCAGGAGCTTGAGCACCAGGCGCTCATCTTCAAGTACATGGCCTCCGGCGCGCCCGTGCCGCACGACCTCGTCCTGCCGCTCCGCCTCGCCACCGGCGTCGACACCGCGCCCTCCCTCGCCTTCCCGCCCCAGCCATCGCCGTCGCGTACGCCCTAGCTCCATGCGCGCTTCTCTCCTCCTCCCCGAGTTCTCGCCTCATGTTTTACTCTGATCGTTGCTACTCGTATCATCGCTCGCTGATGAGTTTGTTGTACGTTCCCGTGCAGTGGCGTACTGGGGCTGCTACGGCGCCGGGGCGCCGTTCGGCCGCAAGGCGGAGGACCCGGAGCCGGGGCGGTGCCGGCGGACGGACGGCAAGAAGTGGCGGTGCTCCAGGGAGGCCCACGGCGAGTCCAAGTACTGCGAGAAGCACATCCACCGCGGGAAGAGCCGTTCAAGAAAGCCTGTGGAAGTGACCTCCTCCGCCAcctcccccgccgccgcggcGTACCGGCCGTCCGCGCTCTCCATCTCGCCGCCTCGCGCGGCCGACGCGCCGCCGCCGAACCTCGGCCACCCGCAGCAGCATCTCCGCCACGGCGCCTCCGCAGCAGCAGCCCGCGGCCCGGCTCAGGTCACCGCCGGCGCTCTCCAGCTCCACCTCGACGCGAGCCTGCActccgcgtcgccgccgccgtcctacCACAGGTATGCCCACTCCCACGCTCACTACACGCCGCCGACGCCGTCGCTCTTcccgggcggtggcggcggctacgGCTACGACTACGGGCAATCCAAGGAGCTTCGGGAAGCGGAGCTCAGGCGGCGGCACTTCCACGCGCTCGGGGCCGACCTGAGCCTCGACAAGCCGCTGGCCGCCACCGGCTCCGACGCCGCGGCCGCGGAGAAGCCCCTGCGGCGTTTCTTCGACGAGTGGCCGCGGGAGAGCGGCGACACGAGGCCGTCGTGGGCGGGGGCGGAGGACGCGACGCAGCTTTCCATCTCTATCCCCGCGGCGTCGCCCTCCGACCTCGCTGCCTCCGCCGCCGCGCGATACCACAACGGTGAGCCGGCGAGCGAAAGACTCCACTTTTACTGGTTCCTTGCGTACAATCAGTTTGCTGATTGGTCTTGCCGTTTGATTTCTTTCACGCAGGGGAGTGATCGGTGCATTTCCTAGCTGCAAGCCGGCAACAGCGAGCAGTGATGGGTGCAAGAGATGATTGATGTCGCCGTTGGGGGGCGAGGGCACAAAGCCTGAACCGAGTCTATGATTTACATCTTCCTTTGTTCCTTTGCAGCAGTACGTTACTACGTACCAAATGTTAGCTCGTTTTGTGTGACATTTTCGTTCAGGTTGCTCCTATTGCTACGCTACCTCTGTGGCTTTTTGTGTGCTTTCCTCCGGTCTGTGATGCAAACCTTGTCAGCACTTTTCCGGCGACCCACGCCTTTGATTCCTTTAGGCTCCGTTCGTTTCTTTGGGAACGGGCCGTTCCGGCGGTCGTTCCGGGTGGACATCCGTATTAAAAACTGGTGTATTACTAGTCATGAACCAAACCTGGTCCGGCTGCTGCCGAATGGGCCCTTACCCTCTGCCGCTCTGCCGTTGATCGTTTGTCACATCCGTGGATTCTTCCTCACAGTCACAGGACTAGACACCCGGCGACCTCTTAATTAGTGCCTAACCTCACAAGCCACGTTGAGCTTTTCAGCTCACACATGGACATGGACACACAGGTTAGCAGTCGCCCGCTGGATTTTCAAATGTTTGCGGGTTACTCTAAGCGTGTTTGGATTCCTCGCCCATCCATGCTCGCTTCGCCTGGCTGGGCAAAGTTCAGGCCATTTGGTTTCTTTACCTCCTATCTTGTTTCTTACGCTATCAAGGATTCTCCTTGCTCGTTGGAGAGAGCCAATCAAGCTCGCCTACATTGGCAAGGTTGGCTTTGCTGAGCCAGGCCAAGCGAGGCAACCAGCCGAGAAATCTAGGCTGTGTTTGGGGCAGCGTATGCTCAGCTTCTGAGCGGAATAAGCAAGTAATCCCGCACAAACGGCCTGCGATCAGTGTCCAGTCGCGAACGCGCTTCTGCGATCTCCCGTCGCTCGCCAGCAACGTATCCGAAATCGCGAGCCTTACCCCGCTTTTCCTAAATCGTGATGGATTTTCCTCTCCCTGCCCCTCCCTCCGTGCTCCCGTTCGCTCCCTCCCCGACGCCGCCTACCATTCCCCCATCGCCTGCTCACTCGGCCCTCCCTCCTCTCTCCAGATCCGCCGCTGCCTCCCATTCCCCAACGCCTGCTCTAGCCTCCCATTCCCCAACGCCTGCTCGCCTCCCGGCGCCCcttcctcccctccctctcttagGCCCCTCGGCGCCCCCCTGGTGGGCGCGCGGCCCTCCGGCGAGCACGCGCCCCCCGGTGGGACCAAGGCGGGCACGCGGCACCCCGGCGAGAGCGAGGCGGGTCTCCTGGCGGGCACGCGGGGCCCGTCCCCCTCCTCCGACAGTGGCGTCGTGCAGGTCCCGGCCCCCTCCTCCAACGGTGGCGGCGCTCGTGCTGGGGAGCAGCAGATCCGGCTCCGGTGCAGCGGATCCAGCACGGGAGCGACGGATCTGACTCCGGCGCGGCAGATCCGGCACGGGAGCGGCGGATCCGACTCTGGCACGGGAGATCCAGCAAGGGCTCCATCCCCACCGCTGGTTGCCGCTCCATCCCCACTGCCGGTTGCCGCTTCATCCCCACTGCAGCGCATGTCATTTTTTTTATCTTAATGGAACCATATTGCTATATGAAACTTCAAAAATAATCCGGACAACATTGCCTTCAGATCATTGTGGCGAACCAAAAAAATGTATTATCAGTCTTAGGGGTACATAGGTCAATTTACATCCAGGACAGATAATCTATCCGAAATAATCAGGATAGTCAAACGGCCAGCTTATTTAGACAGCAGATTCTCCAGATCGTGGCTTATCAGATAAGCCTGCTCAGTTTATAAGCCAGACTCAGAAAAGCTGAAACAAACGGGGCCCTAAACACTCCCTCTATCACCTTGCCCAACAAGGATTCTAAGCGAGGCTATGCGTTTGATTTTCTTGTCTGAGCGCATCAAAGTCTGTGCGGGTGAGATTTTGTTTGCTCACGCGACGAAAGGGCTCAGCTGGACGTGTTTCTCGTTGCTCGTACCAACTGGGCAAGGCTAAGCGATGAGAAGAACCAAACACGCCCTTGGCAGTCGCCCCTGAATATTCAAATGTTAGTTTTAGATTGAACTCTATATTTTCATTACTAAATGGAAGGCGTAGCAATGATGGTGTAACGATACTGCCATTTAGCATGGCTCACCCAGGGAGGACACCATACAGGAACTGACCGACATCCTAGGATGTCAGGTCCAGCCGTTCCGATCCGGTATCTGGGCTTACTTTTATCAGACCATTAAATTTGTATTTATTACGTGTTAGATCCGGATGGTGTGTTAaaagacacgaggtttatactggttcggacagaatgtctctacgtccaggctggtgctgctgctcatgttattaacactgaaaggttcgtagtaggggtataaatggtcgagagagggacatgtcccaagtctctgatgaaaaggtcgAACGAGtactgagagctcggttgctgctcagctgtgtgtaaTGTGGTGCGTGGTATGTCGAAttgatccgtccccttagtggggtgtcctgccttcccttttatagatcaagggggagcaggtgttacagatgggagaaaatagaaaaccagaggccaagaaggtccttcgaaggtgccggttTTTTTTCTCTGAGCCAGcgccgctgacatggcagacggtgccagggatagcacgttcgctgATCTTGATAGGGCCGCGCTCTGGCttcattcagcaagtggtcacgtcccatcctaccTTGGCGGGTGGCGCGACGCACTAGGGTGCCGAGCCGCGACCCTACGGGAGCTGACGTGATAGTGATCATACGTCCGTACTGTAGAAGATGTGAGTTctctcctggaccgtagtggttgtcgtatggttATGTCAGGACCCGCGTCCGAGGGccgatggcggcgcccacaacactgtaagacaaaagtcgacgcctataacactgttcgggctctgtcatgcctggaagggcttaaagcgccccgtcccgtcatatcctgacggtacttttcacgcaggcgtgcagggtatggtcctcggtactacggTTGACTTAAGCGTCCTGTCTTATCCGTGcttgtcattatgaaggagcagtgtgcggacgtcgggcgagacggagccagccccaggacgtcgggcgaggcggagccagcccttggacgtcgggcgaggcggagccaaccctcggacgTCGGGAAGGCGAAGTACAAccccgagggtcgggcgaggcggagccagccctcagccgtcgggcgaggcggagcctgcctgCAGACGTCGAGCatggcagagccaaccctcatgggccgggcgaggcggaatctaaccctcgggggtcgggcgaggcggagccaaccctcagtcgTTTGGGAAAAAAGTGTGGTTGTGTTCttgtctgttcggaagcatcaacatttgatggttattagctccacctctttggataccccagtatttggtcctcgatagtagccttgagcccccgggtgattcggatagaatcgcccggggggtgatttgacttgccagagggtgcgcgcgagcgcacccgacgggtgtagcccccgagcccccgggtgattcggatagaatcgcctggggggtatTTAGATTTgtcagagggtgcacgcgagcgcacccatcgagtataccccccgagcccctaggtgatttggatagaatcgctcAGGGAgtattttgattcgccagagggtgcgcgcgagcacacccgtcgggtgtagccccggggggtaattcggacccttcgtgggtatggctatgagatttggtaTTTTGATAATCGGATAGTTTAAGGGGAACTCTGGTATCTTGTTCATGGGGATTCGTCCAGGGTTAGCCTGGTTGAGACTTGATCACGGAtcgagactcccttgaggctcgtgcgcctgagttttggccaCCCATGGGCCCATCCTTTGTTGGGGCGGCCATCGaaactattgggccagccctcAAACTCCTGGGCCTAGGCGAGCCGAAGAAAACactttttgacccgtatcccttctgcgggaaaagagtcctagtctgccTGGGAAGGCGAAACATCCGGCGcaactttggtgggaaaggatagggattaggGGCGCATATCTCTCGTGGTGATGAATCATGgcaggcgtggagatctaggcggacggttgccttcctcacatccgtcgcccctataaaactaaagggttcacccctagggatTCATATATTGCCTCCTTACCTTTGCATCcacaacctccaccgccaatcgcctgagcctcccgcaCCCGCATCGCAGCCTTCGCCGCCAATCTCACATCCAACCACCCCAATCGTCTAATGGAGCCGTGGTGTAGATTTGATGTCACCCTCCAGCGCCTtgagggcctcgttcgccgtggcCTTCTTTGCGCATGGACCGCCGCCGAGAAGTGGTGGCTGCTCGACAATGTGGAAGCGTCGTCACCGCCTGAGGGCTAtgttgtgtccttcgctcacttccatgagcggggattcaccacccccacccacaagttccttcgggggttCCTAAATTACTACAATATGGAGCTGCATCACCTCACTCCGaatgggatccaacacattgCGGTGTTCGtcaccctgtgtgaggggttcttggggattagtccccacttcaacctatggcggcacttcttcgccgtcacccttctgaagaagcaggagaagaagcacgagttgagcgtgccgatgggatgcgccggcattcAGCTCTGCAACAACCGGGTAAACGAATACCTGTCGAtgcatctgtcgacctccaataaggggtggcattcgcattggttctacgtcAAGGACGACGCAGCCACCCCCATGCCAGCATTCACCGGGCGCCTCATCAAAGAAGTCTCAGAATCATGGAAGAAGTGGGGGTTCTCGAataaagataagaagaagatctaggaccaTCTTGCCACCATCTGGATTCTGAAGaagaggggtgtgaaggggtcggggatcatcggcgcctatcatacgcggagggtggcaccgctgatgagtCACACGCTTCCCCTGTACCTGATGGCGCCCGGAGCATCACTCGATGGGACGACGCTCGCCGATGGAGCACTCTCCCCCTCTGAAGtggtgcagcgcatcaaggaggtgatggagccttcacaGGACGATGCCAGCGTCGCTCTCgattttgtgtatccggtgccggggAAGCCCCCAATGCGGCCGAAACCGGGGTACATCAACTTTGTAAGTTCTCTTTcctcgtgcctcctttttaattgaactcctgaccccttgatgctgatattgagatagcGGGGCCTGCCGAAGAGGCTTGTCTTTATGGACCACGCagctccgctgccgaaggacccGTTCGTGGCGGCGGTGAATCGCACCGTGGCCGAGTGGCAGAAGAAGATGAACGAGGTCGAGAGGAAAAAGAAGCAGGAGAAACTATAGgcatgggagcgaggagaggagtcAGACAGTGATGACAACGACGACGATaatgaggaagatgatgaggtaGTCGCAGACACCGAGTGGGGTGACCTGGGAAGCGAGGACGTGCTGATAGGTACCCACTCGtcaatgtagggacccttcccattccacgcaAGGGAAGGTGTGGCCGTGAGGCCGGAGGAGGCGGGTCGGACCGTTGGCCTGTCGTTAGAACCATCAGGGGCGGGCGAATCTACTTCTGTGCCCGAGGTGCCAGCGGGGGGAGCGGCCCCGCCGCCGTGCCTCAGGAATCAGTGGGGATGGGCGCTCCCAAGGTGCTAGCCAGAGTGGGCGGACCCGTCGCCGTGCCCAAGAGCCGGCGGGGGCGGGCGGATCCGCCGCCGCACCTGAGGTGTCGACAGAGGGGAGTGGCTACGCTGATGTGCCCCCAGATACGAGGGAGGCGAGCCCCTCGTCCCGAGAGCAGGGACGGGCTCAAAACGGTCCCGCCTCGACGAGGTGGAGTAGGGAACcgggggttcgtcccccaaatgTCTCCACCACCCAACAacgtcaacgtaagctgctgACTCCTCTGTTATCTCTATTTTCCTCTGTTTTTCATAGTGACTcacgccttttgtttcttctacAGCATCGGGAGACAGGTTAGATGGGGCACTTCTTtagcgctggcgcccaagaaaACTATTGCCCTTCGGGCAAGGCGGGGGCCACCGCCTGACGTCGCTCCTGTTTTGGGCGAGAGCGGAGCCGGCGTCACAGCCTCGTCGGCCGGTCTGGCGCCGCTCACGGTGGTGCCCATGCCCTAAGTGAGTCAAGTGGTCGACGAGGCTGAGGGGGCGCCCTTGGAGGCTGCCGCACAACCGGCGACGAAAGTGATTCTGCTGCCGACATCGGAGCGGGCGGAGCTATCAGCCGcacccattgtgtcgaccacagCGGGCG
The nucleotide sequence above comes from Miscanthus floridulus cultivar M001 chromosome 18, ASM1932011v1, whole genome shotgun sequence. Encoded proteins:
- the LOC136522853 gene encoding growth-regulating factor 2-like, with protein sequence MMLSGHGGGRRLFTASQWQELEHQALIFKYMASGAPVPHDLVLPLRLATGVDTAPSLAFPPQPSPSLAYWGCYGAGAPFGRKAEDPEPGRCRRTDGKKWRCSREAHGESKYCEKHIHRGKSRSRKPVEVTSSATSPAAAAYRPSALSISPPRAADAPPPNLGHPQQHLRHGASAAAARGPAQVTAGALQLHLDASLHSASPPPSYHRYAHSHAHYTPPTPSLFPGGGGGYGYDYGQSKELREAELRRRHFHALGADLSLDKPLAATGSDAAAAEKPLRRFFDEWPRESGDTRPSWAGAEDATQLSISIPAASPSDLAASAAARYHNGE